A single window of Montipora capricornis isolate CH-2021 chromosome 14, ASM3666992v2, whole genome shotgun sequence DNA harbors:
- the LOC138032080 gene encoding protein NYNRIN-like gives MARWLEKLQTYDFRIEYRAGKGHQNADVLSRRPCFETNCTHCQRQEEKELPGDGKGSRPAYTFPVVRELHSKSAITGQEEPKDEELLGNQQWTPLQLRTSQMADRSISHIVKWRDAGNRPEWPAIAHLDSTKKAYWAQWDSLALREGVLYHRWESPERGEETWQLVLPTALRAGVLKRLHDSPEGGHLGVSKTLGKVRARFYWIHCRRDVEEWCHKCDRCASRKGPRVKTRSPLQLYNVGEPMERVAIDVLGPLPETESGNKYILIAMDYFSKWPEAYALPNQEAVTVANVLVSQFFSRFGVPAELHSDQGRNFESLVFREVCTLLGIHKTRTTALH, from the coding sequence ATGGCTCGGTGGTTAGAGAAACTACAGACCTATGACTTCCGCATCGAATATAGGGCGGGCAAAGGTCATCAGAATGCAGATGTGTTGTCACGGCGTCCTTGCTTTGAAACAAATTGCACGCATTGTCAGCGTCAAGAGGAGAAAGAGTTACCTGGAGACGGTAAAGGAAGTAGGCCAGCTTACACCTTCCCAGTTGTCAGAGAGCTGCACTCGAAGTCTGCCATCACTGGGCAAGAAGAACCGAAGGACGAGGAACTGTTAGGAAACCAACAGTGGACACCATTACAATTGCGTACCTCTCAGATGGCAGACAGATCAATTTCCCACATCGTGAAGTGGAGGGATGCTGGCAACCGCCCCGAATGGCCTGCTATTGCCCACCTTGACTCGACTAAAAAGGCCTACTGGGCCCAGTGGGACTCCCTGGCTCTCAGGGAGGGTGTGCTGTACCACCGATGGGAATCGCCTGAGCGTGGCGAAGAGACATGGCAGCTAGTGCTCCCTACAGCACTTCGTGCTGGTGTGCTGAAACGTCTGCATGATAGTCCAGAAGGTGGTCACCTAGGTGTGTCGAAGACGCTAGGCAAAGTCCGTGCAAGGTTCTACTGGATTCATTGTCGTCGTGACGTTGAAGAGTGGTGCCACAAATGTGACCGGTGTGCGTCTAGGAAGGGCCCCAGGGTGAAAACGAGATCGCCGCTTCAGCTGTACAATGTTGGAGAGCCCATGGAGCGTGTGGCTATAGATGTCTTAGGACCCTTGCCGGAAACGGAAAGCGGAAACAAGTACATCTTGATTGCTATGGATTACTTCAGTAAATGGCCTGAGGCGTACGCACTCCCAAATCAGGAAGCGGTCACTGTTGCTAATGTCCTAGTGTCTCAATTCTTCAGTAGGTTTGGGGTACCAGCCGAGCTTCATTCTGATCAAGGACGAAATTTCGAGTCTCTTGTCTTTCGGGAGGTCTGCACCTTGCTTGGGATCCATAAGACACGGACAACCGCCCTGCATTGA